The genomic region TTGTACATGATGTATTAGGCAAAGAATATTATTCAAAAGCATTTGTATTGGAAAACGAGTTACTAATAACCCAACTAACCAACGGCAACCATCTACCCACAGGGCTTTACACCATTACAGCCACCAGCAACGATAAATTGTACTCAAAAAAAGTGGTGGTAAAATAAAATTTGAAGATTTGAGAATGTGGCAATTTGAAAATGGAAAACATCCCCCTAGTGCGCAAGCCTGTGGGGCAGCGGAGGAGAAGTGAGATGGACTGTGTGCTGCAAGGGGGAGTAAAAATATCCCTCGCGTGAGACAGCCTGTACGTTGCAGAGAGAGGACAAATGAAATTTGTAATAGAAGAAAGTAAGCATAGCCGCTAGTCCTACATTATAAACACACTACTTGTTCATTAAATATTTTGCAAATCACTTGCGTTGTATCAATCGTTTTACTAAATTCATCAATACCCCATGTTAAGCATTTGTTAAAAATATATTTAATACCTTTTTAAACAATGCAACTAACCACAACAAGACAGGCTTTTGCCTTTCTTTTATTCCCCACAATTGTAATTTCTGCTTTTGCCCAATCAAAAACCGAAACAAAAAAAATAACACTTCAAAAAAGCCAACTTGTTATTACACCCGAAAATGGGGCATACCAAGTTTTCGAATCTCCAAAAGGCGATGCCATTTGCTTTTCGGACGAAAAAATGAATTCGGTTTATATAAAAAAAATAAACAGTACTGCAAAACCTACGCTGGCTTTTGCAGGAAATGGGTGTGGATACTTTCCTACCTGGACGAATAATGGCAACAGCATTTTGATGAAAAATAAAAAAGGTAAAGAGTTTGGCTTTACCACTGAAACTGTTGAGTATAATGTTCTATCAAAAAGAAGTATAGCCAAACCTGACGTTTTATTTGCCGCCATTCCTAGTTATGCAGCCGGCACTTCAACTGAAAACACCCTAGTATATATTAATAGTAAATTACAGTTGATAAAAAAAGATGCCTCCGGAAGAGAAACTGTTTTAGAAAGCGACCAAGATTGCTACCAACCAATTTTATCTCCGGATAAAAAAAGTGTAGCAGTACATATTGGAAGTGATGTATGGATATATGACCTTGCAAACAAAAAACATCCAATTAACTGCGGGCAATTACTTGCCAATTCGTGGTCGCCCGATTCTAAATATTTACTTGGTCATATAGATGAAAGCACTAACGGCCATGACATATCTAACTCCGAGTTGTATTTAATCGATACGAAATCTAACTCGAAAATAAAACTTACATCCACTAAAGACCTTTACGAAATAAATCCATCTTGGTCATTAGACGGAAAACGAATTTATTTTATCGATTCTAATTCCGGAAATATCTTTGTTTCAAACATTACAATCATAAGATAAAAAATTGTTTTGGCTTAACCCATAGGCGCTTAAAAAGGATAACCCAATCCTATTGCTAAACAAAACAACCCTTTACAATGAAACTAAAATTTACCCTAGTAACCCTAACCATTGCAAGCTTTTTATCTTTACAAGCTCAAACTATAGTTATTGACCCTGGTCATGGCTACGACTCCAATGGAGGAAACCCTGACGGACGTTCTGCTACAGAACACTCTACTAGTCTAGCAGCAGGCTTGCGTTTAAAAACACTAATAGACAACGGGTGTCCAAACTGGACAGCACACATGACACGTAGTACCGCAAATGGTTGGATAAGCCTTACACAGCGATCGGCCATGAGTAATAGTTGGAATGCCGATTATTACCTAAGTATACATTGCAACGCAGGTGGAGGAAGTGGTACAGAAACTTTTTGGTGTGCGCTGAATGACAACAGTAGCTCTGATGACATCACATTCGCAAACAAAATTCAAGAAAAAATGGTATCGTATGGCAATTGGATTGATAGACGAGTTGTGGAAGATGATTCCTATATTTTTCACTTATCAGTATTGCGCTATTCAAATGCAACAGGCTGCTTAAACGAAATAGGATTTGTAGACTACTCTTCTGATGCCAGTAAACTAAATAGCAGTGCATATCGTGATAGTTTTGCACTAGCATACCAAAAAGCATTTATTGCATTGTTAGGGGGCTGTCAAACTCCTCCTCCGTCAGACGCTATTGCACCGATTACACAAATAAGTATTCCCGGGGCATGGCAAACCAACAACTTTACCGCAACATTCAGCGATGCCGATAATACAGGTGGTAGTGGATTAGAAAAAAGTTACTATCAAGTAATTGACTACAACGGCACAGAATGGAGAGCAAATGCGAACAATGGTTTTTTTGCCGACAATTTCGACCAAGCCA from Bacteroidota bacterium harbors:
- a CDS encoding PD40 domain-containing protein, whose translation is MQLTTTRQAFAFLLFPTIVISAFAQSKTETKKITLQKSQLVITPENGAYQVFESPKGDAICFSDEKMNSVYIKKINSTAKPTLAFAGNGCGYFPTWTNNGNSILMKNKKGKEFGFTTETVEYNVLSKRSIAKPDVLFAAIPSYAAGTSTENTLVYINSKLQLIKKDASGRETVLESDQDCYQPILSPDKKSVAVHIGSDVWIYDLANKKHPINCGQLLANSWSPDSKYLLGHIDESTNGHDISNSELYLIDTKSNSKIKLTSTKDLYEINPSWSLDGKRIYFIDSNSGNIFVSNITIIR